The Methanobacterium formicicum DSM 3637 genomic interval TATGGCTAGGAATAGAGGGTTAGCAACATATATGCCCACTATAAAGTATAAAATACCAAATATTATCCCTAAAATTCCTATTCCTTTTGATTTTAAATCTTTTCCTGAAAATAGTGCCATGAAACCTGCAATTATCAAAAAAAGGCCTACAATGTAAAGTGCTAAAAATGTTAAAAATTCAAAGACACGTACATCTCCCAAAAATACGATACCAAACAGAACTGCAATAATTCCCAGCAATAGATCAGCTATGCCTGCTGCAAGGTTCTTCTCCCAAACATGAAAACTCTGTGCGAAAAACCATATCCCTAAGAAGATTATTCCAAGGCCCATCAAAACACTGAAAGTGAGCACACTGACCAGTGGGAAAATAATAACTATAAGACCCAGAATTATGGCTAAAATACCAAGTAATGTGTTTTTTCCTTCATTCATGATACAACCTCCCAATACTGTAAAAAGTCCCCATTTATTCTAAAAATTTTTTTGTCAATTCATTTCATTGAGGAAATGATTAATAATTACTATGTCGGGTTTAAGATTTAAAGTTTACATTTGTAGAGTCCATCAATGGGGTTTATATCTAGTCTTATGAACTATTCTGGGAAAAAAACTTATAACATTAGTTATAAAATGTTAGAAATGTATGGGGCTTGTTTGGAACCTTTTGGAGGTTGATAGATATGGCTGCAGGCAAAAATGTTTTGTTAGGAATTTTAGCGATAATATTAGGTTTAATAGTCATTGCGTTTCCATTGATAAGTGTTTTCACATTCAGTGTTCTGGCAGGAATGGGAGTACTCATTCTGGGTATTTGGTTTTTGGTCCAAGCATTTTCAGTGTGGGAAAGCAGTAAAGGAATTAGTATTGCCTATTTAATCCTGGGAATTATTGCCATCATAGCAGGAATAGGATTAGTAGGAAATATACTTG includes:
- a CDS encoding DUF308 domain-containing protein, with protein sequence MNEGKNTLLGILAIILGLIVIIFPLVSVLTFSVLMGLGIIFLGIWFFAQSFHVWEKNLAAGIADLLLGIIAVLFGIVFLGDVRVFEFLTFLALYIVGLFLIIAGFMALFSGKDLKSKGIGILGIIFGILYFIVGIYVANPLFLAIILGAFLILAGIMEIFVIPSEKPEKSKKTS